The Setaria italica strain Yugu1 chromosome IX, Setaria_italica_v2.0, whole genome shotgun sequence genome has a window encoding:
- the LOC101764321 gene encoding allene oxide cyclase, chloroplastic, with translation MAAALRAARSPVPVKAGGASGGAAGFAATPRQQAALSRVAVAGNTARRGRGAVRASLFSPKPAVAKDARPTKVQELYVYELNERDRESPAYLRLSAKQTENALGDLVPFTNKVYSGSLDKRLGITAGICILIQHVPERNGDRYEAIYSFYFGDYGHISVQGPYLTYEESYLAVTGGSGVFEGAYGQVKLNQIVFPFKIFYTFYLKGIPDLPRELLCTPVPPSPTVEATPAAKAGEPHACVKNFTN, from the exons ATGGCCGCCGCGCTGAGAGCCGCCCGGTCCCCGGTGCCCGTCAAGGCCGGGGgggcctccggcggcgccgcgggctTCGCCGCCACGCCGCGGCAGCAGGCGGCGCTGTCGAGGGTCGCGGTGGCCGGGAACACGGCGCGGCGGGGCCGCGGCGCCGTCCGGGCGTCGCTGTTCTCGCCCAAGCCCGCGGTGGCCAAGGACGCGCGGCCCACCAAGGTGCAGGAGCTCTACGTGTACGAGCTCAACGAGCGGGACCGGGAGAGCCCCGCCTACCTCCGCCTCAGCGCCAAGCAGACGGAGAACGCGCTGGGCGACCTCGTCCCCTTCACCAACAAG GTGTACAGCGGGAGCCTCGACAAGCGGCTGGGCATCACGGCGGGCATCTGCATCCTGATCCAGCACGTCCCGGAGCGCAACGGCGACCGGTACGAGGCCATCTACAGCTTCTACTTCGGCGACTACGGGCACATCTCGGTGCAGGGCCCTTACCTGACGTACGAGGAGTCGTACCTGGCCGTCACCGGCGGCTCCGGCGTCTTCGAGGGCGCCTACGGCCAGGTCAAGCTCAACCAGATCGTCTTCCCCTTCAAGATCTTCTACACCTTCTACCTCAAGGGCATCCCGGACCTGCCGCGGGAGCTGCTCTGCACCCCCGTCCCGCCCTCCCCCACCGTCGAGGCCACACCCGCCGCCaaggccggcgagccgcacgcCTGCGTCAAGAACTTCACCAACTGA